The following proteins are encoded in a genomic region of Methylibium petroleiphilum PM1:
- a CDS encoding helix-turn-helix domain-containing protein, producing the protein MKTVRALERGLQVFRALDNDDGRSLQQLHTQTGMAKPTLLRLLLTLEQQGFVWRAMGDGLYRRKVVLTETTQGSTRQRELGEIAGPYLERLQRKVIWPSDLLVVRNNRLIAAETSRKRSGLALDFYPIGFRVDFFLSAPGRAYLAWCSDKERERVLAFHHRHPPTIPRSLAVMNAELPAILERTRHQGYGARDPQFGGSQKPMSEFDDGLDAIAVPVLQGQRVLACINLVWMRKYRLRSKIVRDHLADLKATAAEIGAAAARAGR; encoded by the coding sequence GTGAAGACCGTTCGTGCACTGGAGCGTGGGCTGCAGGTGTTCAGGGCCCTCGACAACGACGACGGGCGCTCGCTGCAGCAACTGCACACCCAGACCGGCATGGCGAAGCCCACGTTGCTCCGGCTGCTGCTGACCCTGGAACAGCAGGGGTTCGTGTGGCGTGCCATGGGCGACGGCCTCTATCGCCGAAAGGTCGTCCTGACCGAGACAACGCAAGGTTCGACGCGCCAGCGTGAGCTCGGAGAGATTGCCGGCCCCTATCTCGAGCGCCTGCAGCGCAAGGTGATCTGGCCGTCGGATCTGCTGGTGGTCCGCAACAACCGCCTCATCGCCGCCGAGACGTCGCGCAAGCGCAGCGGCCTGGCGCTGGACTTCTACCCGATCGGCTTCCGGGTCGACTTCTTCCTCAGTGCGCCGGGACGCGCCTACCTCGCCTGGTGCTCCGACAAGGAGCGCGAGCGCGTCCTGGCCTTCCATCACCGGCACCCGCCGACGATCCCGCGCAGTCTGGCGGTCATGAACGCTGAACTGCCCGCGATCCTCGAACGCACGCGCCACCAGGGCTATGGCGCGCGCGACCCGCAGTTCGGCGGTTCGCAGAAGCCGATGTCCGAGTTCGACGATGGCCTCGATGCCATCGCCGTGCCGGTGCTCCAGGGCCAGCGCGTTCTCGCGTGCATCAACCTGGTGTGGATGCGCAAGTACCGCTTGCGCAGCAAGATCGTGCGAGACCACCTCGCGGATCTGAAGGCGACAGCCGCCGAGATCGGCGCAGCTGCGGCCCGGGCCGGCCGGTAG